The genomic interval AACATTCTATATGTCCATACTTCATAGATTGAGAGACAAGCTTGTTCTCTTTTACAGAAATAGCTATCCAATTGCTAAAACCATTGTCCTTGCTCATTGCATTTATCTCATCTAAGTTAACACATCTGTCCCCTAGATCAGACTGGAGATACCACAATAGTACATACAAGTGTGAATTGCATAAATGACGTGGTCGTATTACCTTGTTTGCTAGTAGCAAACATGGTAGTTTCTTGCCTCGATTTCTAACTTTACTGTCAAGATCTACCTTCCATTTTTGTACATCTTCAAACGACTGTCGATCGGTCAAGTCAAACATAATGATACATCCAGCAGCTCCTTTATAGTAGACTCTAGTAAAATGTGCAGCTCTTTCTTGCCCTATAATGTACACTATCAGCCAATATAACAAGATGCATGATCAACTAATACCTTGAATATCCCATAGCTGTTCAAGTGATATCGATACAACAAAAAAGAATAACAAACACGAGTTAGTAATCTATGATATGAGTATCTATCAAATTCAAAGTTGGCAATGTGTATCAACACACAAGATTTATCaagtaaaaataattttagttcactaattaattaattaatgcatacTGTAGGCAAAATTTTCAAAACGGCATTTACTGATGTAAATGTCATAGTTATAACTTACCATCTAGAAAGAACAAACCTGTAGTTTGATTGTGTCTTCGTTTCTGTGTAAAACTTTCACAGCAAAATCAACTACAACAACGTTAATTAACCCAAAATATCACAGAAGTTCCTGATTAGATATCTTCAGTACTGTATACCTCCGATGGTGTCCTTGTACCTAGCACTAAATCGGTTGTTCACGTAGCGCTCTACGAATGACGTCTTTCCAACCCGTCCGTTGCCCACCAGTAATACCTTGTACACGCGCTCCCTCTCCTCGTCTTCTGGAATAGCCATTGTATTTCTACAGTCTAATTGAatcacacaagacaaacagtgAAGACGCGCAGCATAGCAAGCACACGAGACCACGTGACCTTTTTAGAATAGTCTACCgttctttgtttaattaaatcagaGTCTTTCTTTCAATGTTTTTACTTTTATATACAAAGTTTGAACAAATTTCTACGTTTCGACGAGCAAACTCAGTCGACTTTGGATTCCAGAATGTttaggtcccggatgtaagtTCATGTTTTTGCGGTATGGCTTTCAAAAAGCCGCCACCAACTTCTGCGTCTCATTCTTCTGCTCACCATCCACATCCTCTCGACCGTGACTTCATTTTCGTTGCTGAATTTTCGGAACAAGAAGGACCCAAGCCGTTGGTCAGAATAACAGAGTGGGCGGGGTCTTTAGTTGTCCTCTCATTTGCCTTTACTCTCCAAAGCTAACGATTCCTGGCGATGCAGCAGGTAACTGTGACTTTGATCAAAATACATTCGCCGTGCGAATTATGGCTGTTGACTATCAAGCACAGAATAGGTACAAAGCAAAACATGCAGGATGTATGAAATGTTAGACATAATGTTGGACATGCGCAGAGAAAATCAttttaacagctgggggcgtgacctctgagaggcagctcctgacatttaggatttaggatttagatgtgtgtgtgtgtgtgtgtgtgtgtgtgtgtgtgtgtgtgtgtgtgtgtgtgtgtgtgtgtgtgtgtgtgtgtgtgtgtacgatACCTTTAAAActagaacacacaaacacaacaaacacatgggcacacacacacacacacacacacacacacacacacacacacacacacacacacacacacacctttccAGAGTcatgtaatataatattaCCACATGTTGCAAATTAAGTTATTGTTAAAAACAAACCAAATcgacaacaacaatt from Corticium candelabrum chromosome 22, ooCorCand1.1, whole genome shotgun sequence carries:
- the LOC134197739 gene encoding ras-related protein Rab-7L1-like; amino-acid sequence: MAIPEDEERERVYKVLLVGNGRVGKTSFVERYVNNRFSARYKDTIGVDFAVKVLHRNEDTIKLQLWDIQGQERAAHFTRVYYKGAAGCIIMFDLTDRQSFEDVQKWKVDLDSKVRNRGKKLPCLLLANKSDLGDRCVNLDEINAMSKDNGFSNWIAISVKENKLVSQSMNRLVDILIAEDVGNDVEERSDNECDGSLLELKQEKKKTKSNGQTSLQGCCV